One region of Bacteroidota bacterium genomic DNA includes:
- the cysC gene encoding adenylyl-sulfate kinase — protein sequence MNFLKKQKSPDRILHLNKFKPGLNLHKHEHRISKAERSALMGQTPLIIWLTGLSGSGKSTIAGLLEEALYKEGKKTYLLDGDNVRFGLNKDLGFSEGDRKENMRRIAEVAKLMLDAGLIVITAFISPFREERDLIRKLVGPGEFIEVFIDTPLEECEKRDPKGLYKKVRTGELQHFTGIDSPYEAPLHPELNIQTINQTPAESAKQILEYLQSRIENK from the coding sequence ATTAATTTTCTGAAAAAACAGAAAAGCCCTGACAGGATTCTCCACCTCAATAAATTTAAACCGGGATTGAACCTTCACAAGCACGAACACCGCATCAGCAAGGCAGAACGCTCCGCCTTAATGGGACAAACTCCTCTCATCATCTGGCTTACCGGATTGAGTGGTTCGGGTAAAAGCACCATTGCGGGCTTGTTGGAAGAAGCTTTGTATAAAGAAGGCAAAAAGACTTATCTTCTTGACGGAGATAATGTCCGTTTCGGTCTCAACAAGGATCTTGGATTTTCAGAAGGAGATAGAAAAGAAAATATGCGGCGCATCGCTGAAGTTGCCAAGTTGATGCTTGATGCAGGACTTATCGTAATCACCGCTTTCATTTCACCATTCCGTGAAGAACGAGACCTGATTAGAAAACTTGTCGGTCCCGGTGAGTTCATAGAAGTCTTCATCGATACACCGTTGGAAGAATGTGAAAAACGAGATCCAAAAGGATTGTATAAAAAAGTAAGAACCGGCGAACTTCAACACTTCACCGGCATCGATTCTCCCTATGAAGCTCCATTGCATCCGGAACTAAATATTCAAACCATTAACCAAACACCTGCAGAAAGCGCAAAACAGATTCTTGAGTATCTACAGTCGAGAATAGAAAATAAATAA
- a CDS encoding glycosyltransferase family 4 protein — MQHPSVAIIDPVGAKAGLDQYNLSLLQELKLLGCKVRLFSNFSNSAIEGENSSFFKFKEKQNLFSVLSLMNSYRKALNISKQNKIEYLIFHIFHFNYFDEWLLRKAFLSGYKIILIIHDVESFIFKPNADRLQRICGEYAFRLVVHNEFSKSELIKIFQPSVNKNVTVIPHGNYIALAESKISKDKARTELGWDQNGKYVLFFGMIKQTKGLDVLLNALPKTNPSCKLVIAGRLRKHSFSIYNEIIRREKLTGRILLKIHHISNEERNLLFSAADLIVLPYRKIYQSGILLMAMSYGLPIIASRLPAMEEIIHHGENGYLFEAGNQNQLSEQINYLLGDPSLGKKLAGQAFTDSAKHHDWKSIAASFYSLFS; from the coding sequence ATGCAACATCCATCAGTCGCTATTATTGATCCGGTTGGTGCCAAAGCCGGATTGGATCAGTATAACCTTTCTCTTTTGCAAGAACTAAAATTGCTGGGTTGTAAAGTCCGACTCTTTTCTAATTTTTCTAATTCTGCAATCGAAGGAGAAAATTCATCTTTTTTTAAATTCAAGGAAAAACAAAATCTGTTTTCTGTTTTGTCGCTCATGAACAGCTACAGAAAGGCCTTGAATATTTCAAAACAGAATAAGATTGAATACCTGATTTTTCACATATTTCATTTTAATTATTTTGATGAATGGTTGTTGCGAAAAGCATTTCTGTCAGGCTATAAGATTATTCTGATTATTCACGATGTGGAGAGTTTTATATTTAAGCCTAATGCCGACAGGCTTCAGAGAATATGCGGAGAATATGCATTTCGCCTGGTTGTTCACAATGAGTTTTCAAAAAGTGAATTAATCAAAATATTCCAACCCTCTGTAAACAAGAATGTCACAGTCATTCCGCACGGAAATTACATTGCGTTGGCAGAATCTAAAATTTCCAAAGACAAAGCAAGAACTGAACTAGGTTGGGATCAAAATGGTAAGTATGTATTATTCTTTGGAATGATAAAACAAACAAAAGGACTGGATGTATTGTTGAATGCATTACCCAAAACAAATCCGTCGTGTAAACTTGTTATCGCCGGTCGTTTGCGGAAACATTCTTTCAGTATTTACAATGAAATTATCCGCCGTGAAAAATTGACGGGAAGAATTCTCTTGAAAATCCATCACATTTCCAATGAAGAAAGAAATCTTTTGTTCTCCGCTGCGGATTTGATTGTACTCCCATACCGTAAAATATATCAAAGTGGAATTTTGCTGATGGCCATGAGTTATGGACTTCCGATCATTGCATCACGATTGCCGGCAATGGAGGAAATTATCCATCATGGTGAGAATGGATACTTGTTTGAAGCAGGAAATCAGAATCAGCTGTCGGAACAAATTAATTACTTGTTAGGGGATCCTTCACTTGGTAAGAAATTGGCCGGACAAGCATTCACCGACAGTGCAAAACATCATGACTGGAAGTCGATTGCCGCTTCTTTTTATTCCTTATTTTCCTGA
- a CDS encoding O-antigen ligase family protein has product MEFVAYSPIRGYRYRFQFALVIMLLFYSLFKVSHERKNGYIAIVLLIIFYLVYFLQSRTTLVVLAFTLMIYFFRNFTLREKIRNTLIYGSVILVAVIILFSLGYTSLFDKYHVLYSNVYNIFFGESSDEASSAVRFMEFNIALDYIEKNPILGNGFISNQWNGGWRDILGYFYPVDIGLLGNIFVFGLLGTVLIYLPYYFSLSMSRQVRSNNVFFKTIEYMLLFFFLSMFFSAVNIRDSSSIMFLVCLLYYFRYDYFSSGNIAQYTTSEPSLV; this is encoded by the coding sequence ATGGAATTCGTTGCCTATAGCCCGATACGTGGATATCGCTATCGGTTTCAATTTGCTTTGGTAATTATGTTGCTTTTTTATTCCTTGTTCAAGGTCTCTCACGAAAGGAAGAATGGATACATCGCGATTGTTTTGCTCATCATCTTTTACCTGGTGTATTTCCTGCAAAGCAGAACAACACTGGTGGTACTTGCTTTCACACTCATGATTTATTTCTTCCGGAATTTTACCCTCAGAGAGAAAATCCGGAATACACTAATTTATGGAAGTGTGATTCTCGTAGCGGTCATCATCTTGTTCAGTCTCGGATACACTTCACTTTTTGACAAATACCATGTATTGTATTCAAATGTCTACAACATCTTTTTCGGAGAATCATCGGATGAAGCGTCTTCTGCGGTAAGGTTCATGGAATTCAATATTGCCCTCGATTACATCGAGAAAAATCCTATTCTCGGAAATGGTTTTATCAGCAACCAATGGAACGGTGGTTGGCGAGATATCCTTGGTTACTTTTATCCGGTAGATATCGGATTGTTGGGAAATATATTTGTATTCGGATTGCTGGGAACAGTCCTGATTTATTTACCCTATTATTTTTCGCTGAGTATGTCCCGACAAGTCAGATCCAACAATGTATTTTTCAAGACCATCGAATACATGTTGTTGTTTTTCTTTCTCAGTATGTTCTTTTCCGCCGTGAATATCAGAGATTCGAGCAGCATAATGTTTCTGGTCTGCTTGCTTTATTACTTCCGCTATGATTACTTTAGCTCCGGGAATATCGCTCAATACACAACTTCAGAACCTTCGCTCGTATGA
- the cysQ gene encoding 3'(2'),5'-bisphosphate nucleotidase CysQ, which yields MTNSPENLLIHAISAALKASVEILKIYNSPFAVEMKEDKSPLTAADKASHEVISTELSGLGIPVLSEEGQFDSFKIRGAWSEFWLVDPLDGTKEFIKRNGEFTINIALLENNHPVMGVIHIPVWDVLYAANGNSLYRIEKASQQSIRSIVDLNNFILTPSVSNDPQGLVRVLASRSHMSPETQSFVKDLEKKYSKVELLSAGSALKFCLLAEGKADVYPRFAPTMEWDTAAGHALLKAVGKNILLVHSGLEMPYNKHSLVNDWFIAK from the coding sequence ATGACAAACTCCCCTGAAAATTTGTTGATTCATGCCATCTCTGCGGCATTGAAGGCTTCAGTGGAAATTCTGAAAATTTACAATTCTCCTTTTGCTGTTGAAATGAAAGAGGACAAATCTCCCCTGACAGCAGCTGATAAAGCCTCTCATGAAGTGATCTCAACGGAACTGTCAGGATTAGGTATTCCGGTTCTGAGTGAAGAAGGCCAGTTCGATTCTTTCAAAATTCGCGGAGCATGGAGTGAATTCTGGTTGGTTGATCCTTTGGACGGAACAAAAGAATTTATAAAACGAAATGGAGAATTTACCATTAACATTGCCTTACTTGAAAATAATCATCCTGTCATGGGTGTGATCCATATTCCTGTATGGGATGTTCTGTATGCGGCCAATGGCAATTCTCTTTATAGAATTGAAAAAGCTTCACAACAATCCATTCGTTCAATTGTTGATCTCAACAATTTTATACTCACTCCCTCCGTTTCCAATGACCCTCAGGGTTTGGTTCGTGTACTGGCAAGTCGTTCGCACATGTCCCCGGAAACACAGAGCTTTGTGAAAGATCTTGAAAAGAAATATTCAAAAGTAGAACTCCTTTCGGCCGGGAGTGCTTTGAAATTCTGCCTGCTCGCTGAAGGAAAAGCGGATGTATACCCCAGATTCGCTCCAACCATGGAATGGGACACCGCTGCTGGGCATGCTTTGTTAAAAGCTGTGGGAAAGAATATTTTGCTCGTACATTCGGGACTTGAAATGCCTTACAATAAACATTCTCTCGTGAATGATTGGTTCATTGCAAAATAA
- a CDS encoding aldehyde dehydrogenase family protein, with translation MVQSNGQAGKSKRVDVMKTYKLYIDGKFPRTESGRYYILKNSDGDTIANVCKSSRKDFREAVVAARKAQHGWASKSAYNKGQILYRIAEMLESRKAQFVAELVSQGCSESSANAEVNHSIDRLVYYAGWSDKYQQVFSSVNPVESSHFNFSVPEPTGVVAILSPENFGLIGLVSTIAPAIVGGNTVIILASTALPLTAITFAEVLNSSDVPGGVVNILTGERSELLSHFANHMDVNAVVYCGDDAGEIKKIQELASLNVKRPLIYSKDDWMKDDSQNPYRIMDLQEIKTTWHPIGQ, from the coding sequence ATGGTTCAGTCCAACGGTCAGGCAGGAAAGAGTAAAAGAGTGGATGTGATGAAGACCTATAAATTGTATATCGATGGGAAATTTCCAAGAACGGAATCCGGACGATACTACATTTTGAAAAATTCGGATGGAGATACAATTGCCAATGTTTGTAAATCTTCACGCAAGGATTTCAGGGAGGCTGTTGTTGCCGCGCGTAAAGCGCAGCATGGATGGGCTTCCAAATCAGCTTACAATAAAGGACAGATATTATATCGTATCGCGGAAATGCTGGAGTCAAGAAAAGCTCAGTTTGTCGCTGAACTGGTTTCGCAGGGATGTTCTGAAAGTTCCGCGAATGCGGAGGTAAATCATTCGATCGATCGTCTGGTTTATTACGCAGGTTGGAGCGACAAGTACCAGCAAGTGTTCAGTTCTGTCAATCCTGTCGAATCTTCACACTTTAACTTCTCTGTTCCTGAACCTACAGGTGTAGTGGCTATTTTGTCTCCTGAAAATTTTGGATTGATTGGACTGGTTTCCACAATAGCTCCAGCGATTGTAGGAGGAAATACGGTAATCATACTTGCATCCACAGCATTGCCATTAACTGCAATCACTTTCGCGGAGGTTTTGAATTCTTCCGACGTGCCGGGCGGAGTTGTAAATATTCTGACCGGAGAACGTTCAGAACTACTTTCTCATTTCGCCAATCACATGGATGTAAATGCAGTTGTTTATTGCGGGGATGATGCAGGAGAAATTAAAAAGATCCAGGAACTTGCTTCCCTGAATGTAAAACGTCCATTGATCTATTCAAAAGATGATTGGATGAAAGATGATTCACAAAATCCATATCGTATCATGGATCTTCAGGAAATTAAGACAACCTGGCATCCGATCGGACAATAA
- the cysD gene encoding sulfate adenylyltransferase subunit CysD — MFSYRLDHLRELESESIFVLREVAAQFERPALLFSGGKDSIVVSYLAMKAFYPARVPFPLLHIDTGHNFTETIEFRDHWVKKLDMNLLVRKVQDSIDKGRVKEEKGIHASRNALQTVTLLDAINELKIDAAIGGARRDEEKARAKERFFSHRDEFGQWDPKNQRPELWNLFNGRKHIGEHFRIFPLSNWTELDVWRYIQKERIELPSLYFSHKRKVFERNGNLYALADFMHLAPDEKAENKVVRFRTIGDMTCTGAVESTATSLDEIIAEVATSRVTERGTRIDDQRSESAMEDRKKQGYF; from the coding sequence ATGTTCAGCTACCGTCTCGACCATCTTCGTGAACTTGAATCGGAGAGCATCTTCGTGCTTCGCGAAGTTGCTGCCCAGTTTGAGCGGCCGGCATTGTTGTTTAGCGGAGGAAAAGATTCCATTGTCGTCTCCTATCTGGCGATGAAGGCGTTTTATCCGGCTCGTGTACCATTTCCCTTGTTACACATTGATACCGGACATAATTTTACAGAGACAATAGAGTTTCGGGATCATTGGGTAAAAAAGCTCGACATGAATCTTCTGGTTCGTAAAGTTCAGGATTCAATCGATAAAGGAAGAGTAAAAGAAGAAAAAGGAATTCATGCAAGTCGAAATGCATTACAAACTGTAACATTGTTGGACGCGATCAATGAATTGAAAATTGATGCAGCCATCGGAGGAGCAAGACGAGATGAAGAGAAAGCGCGTGCAAAAGAACGTTTCTTTTCGCATCGTGATGAATTTGGACAATGGGATCCGAAAAATCAACGCCCTGAATTGTGGAATCTTTTTAACGGAAGAAAACACATAGGCGAGCATTTCCGGATTTTTCCGTTAAGTAACTGGACTGAGCTGGATGTATGGCGATATATTCAAAAGGAAAGAATTGAATTGCCCTCATTATACTTCTCACACAAAAGAAAAGTATTTGAAAGAAACGGAAATCTCTATGCACTTGCGGATTTCATGCACCTTGCTCCTGATGAAAAGGCGGAAAATAAAGTTGTCCGCTTCCGAACGATAGGGGACATGACCTGCACCGGTGCAGTTGAATCGACAGCTACTTCCCTGGACGAAATCATCGCGGAAGTCGCTACTTCAAGAGTCACCGAACGCGGAACCCGAATCGACGACCAACGATCTGAATCAGCGATGGAGGATAGGAAGAAGCAGGGGTATTTTTAG
- a CDS encoding sulfotransferase, producing the protein MKNWPDFLVVGSARAGTTSLQRYLRQHPGLFLPKLKEPCFFSFAEDKATYKHGKFAFAVRDPKKYLDLFETAEKEQVRGEISTPYLYLYEKTIANIRKYHPHADQLKILILLRNPADRAFSQYMWRVRDGREPLSFEEAIAAEQKRKQEGYSFDYFYTDRGFYFSQVKAYLDAFQNVKIVLLDDLKERPMEMLSEICEFLGVDEHFDFLREESLNSSYEPRWKFISKLITVESRTKFRLLNQLPDSWRQGIREQFRQWNSRRSTPVKLKAETRLSLQNLYREDIQKLEKLIHRDLSAWLLPE; encoded by the coding sequence ATGAAAAACTGGCCCGACTTCCTTGTTGTTGGTTCTGCACGTGCAGGCACAACTTCTTTACAACGTTATTTACGTCAGCACCCTGGTCTTTTTCTCCCCAAACTGAAGGAGCCTTGTTTCTTTTCATTCGCGGAAGATAAAGCAACCTACAAGCACGGTAAATTTGCATTCGCAGTTCGTGATCCAAAAAAATATCTGGACTTATTCGAGACTGCTGAAAAAGAGCAGGTGAGAGGTGAAATTTCTACGCCTTATTTGTATCTGTATGAAAAGACGATTGCGAATATTCGAAAATATCATCCGCATGCTGATCAACTCAAAATCCTGATTTTGCTGCGAAACCCTGCCGATCGCGCATTTTCTCAATATATGTGGAGGGTAAGGGATGGGAGAGAGCCTTTGAGCTTTGAAGAGGCGATTGCAGCCGAACAAAAAAGAAAGCAGGAAGGTTATAGTTTTGATTATTTCTATACTGATCGCGGATTTTATTTTTCACAGGTGAAAGCTTACTTAGATGCATTCCAAAATGTGAAGATTGTTTTGCTGGATGATCTTAAAGAGCGTCCAATGGAAATGCTTTCTGAAATCTGTGAATTTCTTGGTGTTGATGAGCACTTCGATTTTCTTCGTGAAGAAAGCCTGAACTCTTCGTATGAACCTCGCTGGAAATTTATCAGTAAGCTCATCACAGTGGAAAGCAGGACAAAGTTTCGCCTGCTCAATCAACTACCCGATTCCTGGAGACAGGGAATTCGCGAACAATTTCGTCAGTGGAATTCAAGACGCAGTACCCCTGTGAAATTGAAAGCGGAGACAAGGCTCAGCCTGCAAAACCTCTATCGTGAGGATATTCAGAAACTGGAAAAACTCATTCACCGGGATCTTTCCGCCTGGTTACTGCCGGAATGA
- a CDS encoding flippase, with the protein MIGSLQNKLKESFDRYRTDPEYRELIKTSSVSLLVRMIGVGTGFLVTLVTSRYFSANALGIVSICVAILSLAGVAGKLGLDVAMMRLVAEYSWKNDFAAIKGLYITALRLMVPVTLLISIVLYFSADWMAGTIFHKDYLASYLRINAWLTLPLVSLLFHSESTRGLKNITSYTFYQTSAVSTLALILLVGAVFTGHVAREVPVEVQFVSIAVAGVLSLWSWLRASQFTLHKSRTGEKSSGLLKIAMPMFTTTVLQLIMSWAGTLILASYATESQVGIYNALVRISVFTNITILAINSITMPRFAEAHAANDRDALKRYSHQAARLIFLTSLPIFIGLACFPHLILSVFGKEFPGNESSLYVLLAGQFIVVVSGLPAQILNMTGRQHVLRNIAIVSSIANVGSCLLFIPAWGILGASLAQVVGTLIWSVLCIWNVKKHFGFFTFAQLRG; encoded by the coding sequence ATGATTGGTTCATTGCAAAATAAGCTGAAAGAGTCATTCGATCGCTACCGTACAGATCCTGAATACAGGGAGCTGATTAAAACCAGTTCAGTATCTCTGCTGGTCAGAATGATTGGCGTAGGTACCGGTTTTCTTGTTACGCTGGTGACGAGCCGTTATTTCAGTGCCAATGCTTTGGGTATTGTTTCAATTTGTGTAGCGATACTTTCACTTGCCGGCGTTGCGGGAAAATTGGGACTCGATGTGGCGATGATGCGTTTGGTTGCTGAATATTCCTGGAAGAATGATTTTGCGGCTATCAAAGGACTCTATATTACCGCGCTCCGTTTAATGGTGCCGGTTACACTTTTAATTTCCATTGTTCTTTATTTCAGTGCCGACTGGATGGCAGGAACAATATTCCATAAAGATTATCTTGCTTCCTATCTGCGTATCAATGCTTGGCTCACATTGCCACTTGTTTCTTTACTCTTTCATTCTGAAAGTACACGTGGTTTAAAAAATATTACTTCCTACACATTTTATCAGACGAGTGCCGTATCAACACTTGCTTTGATTCTGCTTGTTGGTGCAGTTTTTACAGGCCATGTAGCCCGTGAAGTTCCTGTGGAGGTTCAGTTTGTAAGCATCGCTGTTGCCGGGGTGTTGAGTCTGTGGTCCTGGTTAAGGGCTAGTCAGTTTACTCTGCATAAAAGCCGGACAGGTGAGAAGTCATCCGGACTACTCAAGATTGCCATGCCAATGTTCACTACAACGGTGTTGCAGTTAATCATGTCCTGGGCAGGAACTCTTATTCTCGCTTCTTACGCGACGGAATCTCAGGTAGGGATTTACAACGCGCTTGTCAGAATTTCTGTTTTCACCAACATTACCATTCTTGCTATCAACAGCATCACCATGCCACGCTTCGCAGAGGCGCATGCCGCCAATGACAGGGATGCATTAAAACGCTATTCACACCAGGCAGCACGTCTTATTTTCCTGACATCACTTCCCATTTTTATCGGGCTCGCCTGTTTTCCGCATTTGATATTATCGGTATTCGGAAAAGAATTTCCCGGGAATGAATCTTCGCTTTATGTGTTACTGGCCGGACAATTTATTGTAGTAGTTTCCGGTTTGCCTGCACAGATTCTGAACATGACCGGCCGACAACACGTACTTCGAAACATTGCCATCGTTTCCTCCATCGCGAATGTTGGATCTTGTTTGCTTTTCATCCCTGCCTGGGGTATTCTTGGAGCCAGTCTGGCCCAGGTAGTAGGCACCCTGATATGGAGTGTATTGTGCATCTGGAATGTAAAAAAGCATTTCGGCTTTTTTACTTTTGCACAGCTGCGTGGCTAA
- a CDS encoding DUF1972 domain-containing protein, with the protein MKIAIIGSRGIPARYGGFETFAEHLAMDLVRHGHEVTVVVSKNHPGLETLDSRIKIIQSAYKKSVHPVWYYWDSLRLTKGKQDIVLVCGVGGALFYPMYRSAKTQLITNVDGLEHLRTKFSRVKKSYVRLAQRLTRQYSQHIIADGTGVRDFWTRSLHVPESKISVIEYGADEPMKFRTEDLANYGVAQGGYYLIVARLVPENHIREIVEGYLQTSTSRKLIVVGGTDNSNYVREILKLQSPNVKFVGGIYDKQILDSLRIGAFAYLHGHSVGGTNPSLLEAMITGAVCVCHDNKFNREVTANSQLYFTSVPELARQLEALEHLSDEKISGYKHSAIQRVRSYYTWERICSVYRNLFEKIHGRSEK; encoded by the coding sequence ATGAAAATTGCGATCATTGGTTCCCGCGGAATCCCGGCACGTTATGGAGGCTTTGAAACATTTGCGGAGCATCTGGCAATGGATCTTGTCAGACATGGCCATGAAGTTACTGTAGTTGTGAGTAAAAATCATCCTGGACTTGAAACACTGGATTCAAGAATAAAAATCATCCAATCAGCCTATAAAAAAAGTGTTCATCCCGTGTGGTATTACTGGGATTCCCTGCGTCTGACCAAAGGAAAACAGGATATTGTCCTGGTGTGTGGAGTAGGTGGGGCACTATTTTATCCGATGTACAGAAGTGCCAAAACACAACTGATCACCAATGTCGATGGACTTGAACACCTGCGTACGAAATTTTCAAGAGTGAAAAAAAGTTATGTAAGACTGGCGCAACGATTAACCAGACAATACAGTCAGCACATCATTGCGGATGGTACAGGAGTTCGTGATTTCTGGACGCGATCTCTTCATGTTCCGGAAAGTAAAATTTCTGTCATCGAATACGGTGCGGATGAACCAATGAAATTCCGTACTGAAGATTTGGCTAATTATGGTGTAGCGCAAGGCGGATATTATCTAATTGTGGCCCGACTGGTTCCTGAAAATCATATTCGTGAAATTGTGGAGGGTTATTTGCAAACTTCCACTTCCAGGAAATTAATTGTTGTTGGCGGGACTGATAATTCCAATTATGTAAGGGAGATCTTGAAACTGCAAAGTCCAAATGTGAAATTCGTTGGCGGGATCTATGACAAACAGATTCTGGATTCTTTGCGCATTGGAGCTTTCGCGTATTTGCACGGGCACAGTGTTGGAGGGACAAATCCTTCTTTGCTTGAAGCTATGATCACTGGTGCTGTATGTGTTTGTCATGATAATAAATTTAACAGGGAAGTAACAGCAAATTCGCAATTGTACTTTACTTCTGTTCCGGAGCTGGCAAGACAGCTTGAAGCGCTGGAGCATTTGTCTGATGAAAAAATATCGGGGTATAAACATTCCGCTATTCAACGTGTGAGATCCTATTATACCTGGGAAAGAATTTGTTCTGTTTACCGCAACCTCTTTGAGAAAATCCATGGGCGAAGTGAAAAATGA
- the cysN gene encoding sulfate adenylyltransferase subunit CysN, producing MSNRSDIELLRFTTCGSVDDGKSTLIGRLLLDTKNIFDDQYASIKSTSEQRGFTDVDLSLLTDGLKAEREQGITIDVAYRYFSTPKRKFIIADTPGHIQYTRNMVTGASTANLALILIDARKGMVEQTCRHAFIASLLRIPHIVVCINKMDLVDYSREVYEKIVDDFRMFSSRLDVQDVQFIPVSAKFGDNVVTRSQKMDWYEGTTLMFHLENVHISGDINHIDCRFPIQYVVRPQQDQYHDYRGYAGKIAGGVFRNGDRVLVLPSGFSSRIKSIDTFDGEVMEAFAPMSVTMLLEDEIDVSRGDMIVRENNSPQVGQDIDLMICWLNEKKLEVGNRYLLKHTSREVRCMVKDIRYKIDINTLRRNEEDKIFGMNDIGRIQLRTTSPLFFDSYRRNRNTGSLILIDEATNETVGAGMIL from the coding sequence TTGTCAAACAGAAGCGACATAGAACTATTGCGATTCACCACTTGTGGAAGTGTTGATGATGGGAAAAGTACACTCATCGGACGCTTGCTGCTGGATACGAAAAACATTTTTGATGATCAATATGCTTCTATCAAATCTACAAGCGAACAGCGTGGGTTTACAGATGTAGATTTGAGTCTCCTCACAGACGGACTTAAAGCTGAGCGGGAACAGGGAATTACTATCGATGTAGCTTATCGCTATTTTTCTACTCCCAAACGAAAATTTATTATTGCCGATACACCCGGGCATATTCAGTATACCCGCAACATGGTGACAGGTGCTTCTACCGCCAACCTGGCGCTAATTCTCATCGACGCCAGAAAGGGAATGGTAGAACAAACCTGTCGTCACGCGTTTATCGCTTCACTCCTTAGAATTCCCCACATTGTTGTTTGTATCAATAAAATGGATTTGGTGGATTACAGTCGTGAAGTGTACGAAAAAATTGTTGATGATTTCCGCATGTTTTCTTCCCGACTCGATGTACAGGATGTTCAGTTTATTCCTGTGAGCGCGAAGTTCGGTGATAATGTTGTGACCCGCTCTCAGAAAATGGATTGGTATGAAGGAACCACATTGATGTTTCATCTCGAAAATGTACACATCAGTGGTGATATCAATCATATCGATTGCAGGTTTCCGATTCAATATGTTGTGCGGCCACAGCAGGATCAATACCACGACTACCGTGGTTATGCAGGAAAAATAGCAGGAGGCGTTTTTCGAAACGGTGATCGTGTCCTGGTGCTGCCTTCCGGATTCAGCAGTCGGATCAAAAGCATTGACACATTTGATGGTGAAGTCATGGAAGCATTCGCGCCAATGTCAGTGACCATGCTTCTGGAAGATGAGATTGATGTGAGCCGGGGCGATATGATTGTGAGAGAAAATAATTCACCCCAGGTAGGACAGGATATCGACCTGATGATCTGCTGGCTCAACGAAAAGAAACTCGAGGTCGGAAACAGGTATTTGTTGAAGCACACTTCCAGAGAAGTACGCTGCATGGTTAAAGACATTCGTTATAAAATAGATATCAATACACTTCGGAGAAACGAAGAAGATAAAATCTTTGGAATGAATGATATTGGTCGCATTCAGTTGCGGACAACTTCTCCTTTATTCTTTGATAGTTACCGGAGAAACAGGAATACAGGAAGTCTGATCCTTATCGATGAGGCAACGAATGAAACTGTCGGAGCAGGAATGATCCTGTAG